The sequence catgatgggagttgtagttttgcaacagttggagagccaaggttccctacacctgatctatgttataaaataatcctgaaatcttgcagtttttattctggtCACGAAGCCCGGCAGGCTTGCCTTTCTACAGATTACGTTTCAGCTGTCTCTTCCTTTTCAGAACACCAGAGTCTAGATAAAATGGGATCAGACCATTCAGTACAAAGATTATTTCCCCCATTCCCTGCACAGTGATTGTGACCCACAGAGCAAAACTAGAAAATTCTCCAAGTGAAGTGAATAGGGTCATCTAACatataaaattttaaattaatgtttttaatgtaaaataagataagaaaaaaaaattagcatgtttcagtatctggttctgtttggtgaaaaaaaataaaataaaatgcaggtAGCACAATCTTTTTAATGTTAAGCGCCTTAGAAAGGgttctataaaaagaaaaaaaaaattacacacacacacacacacacacacacacacacacacacacacacacacacacacacacacacacacctttaaaGTACCCTTTTAATCAAACACACAGAGACTTGTTGCCAAATTTTAATCCGGAACCGGGTGTCATGTTTCACAATTTGTTTAAAAGCTGCTTATGTGCTTTAAAAAAGAACAGACCAGGACACAAATGTTTGTTAAGCAGCATAGTGATAACTACGAATGGTCATGAGAATTTCACCTCAACTTTGTAAAACATTAACTAGGAAGAGACGCCATTATTATATAAAGTACGTAATCCTTTGCCAAACCTTGCATTTCATATATTCCTACATAAAATTCCACTGCAAGCCAGGCTGACATAAGGCACATTATAAATAAAGTCATCATATCTTTACTTCTTCCCTCCCCTGATGATACAGGACTCATCTCTTCTTCACTCCTTTTTTTCGGGGAGCATTAGGGTTCACCCGTCGTCGCCCAGCTCCTACTGCTCCATCTTTGATGTTCAAATTAGCGGCACGGCTGTATATGTCGTTTTCTGCAAACGGTGAGGCTCCAGCAATGTAATCTGGGTTAAAGACGTCTGTTTTAGATCTGGCTTTTTTGGAAAGCCTCTGCTGAGGGAAACTCTGGTCCCACACTAAGTGTGGGTTGGATGCGTGCTTGCCACCTTGTGGGGCTGGCAGGGAGTGCTGCAGGAAAACATAAATGAAGAATGGTAAAGATGTATGTTGCTGACCAGTTTGCAGAAGTTGCATATATAGGGTTGCTATAATATAACTGTGTTTAGCATTACTGTTTATGCCCACTATAACCGTTAGTTATGCCTGGTTATATGTACACTGTACTATCCTCTTGAAAACATGAGCAATGCCAAACCTCAAAATGTAGATCAACTTCTATACTAATAAATTTGATATAAAAATTAGATCACAagaggaagaaaggatatgcaaaatagctctcacacctcttaggcaagtcaagtctcgctcagtcatggagccttagaacattgactggggattttatgtcaAGCCAAGCTATCTtttcaaaaggaaagatttcccatctgcagacagctgtttcggggtttttgccccttatcagtgcagagcagggtgtcggctggctagtgagaggtctatcgacgtgggtcaaaggggtagtgactcttcGTAAGGAGAGcctgtcataaagacgtgtggagacttacagaccattgctgctccactgagaattctgggaagaaaggatatgcaaaacagCTCTCACACAAAGAGATGtttcttcaagtcaagtctcgctcagtcaaggagccttagaacattgactgtggattttatgccaagccaaactatctctccaaaaggaaagattttctatTTGCAGATGAGAAATTCTTGGACAATTACCAAGGTGTTATATCGCCACCTCTTGGTCACACTTCTaaaagcagttaaaaaaaaaaagggagcaaaaattgtgaagaaaaaaaaaacaaaaagtatataaaacactgctgcgtttacaaggaacgattattgtttgaattttcacaataacgatcgcatttgagagatAATCGTTCGGTATAAACACAGTAAGccatcaagcgacgagtgagaaatcgttcatttcgatctttTAACAcattctcaaatcgttgttcgctaaaaaattcacagatcactTCATGTAAAATTATCgcaataagggtgccttcacacctaacgtattgcagcagaaaatccgctgcggatccgcagcagaaaatccgctgcggatccgcagcagatttaactaaatgaatgaacacagcattaaatacgcactgtcaaatccgctgcggatccacagcggatttgtaagtgcggatttgatgctatgttcattcatttagttaaatctgctgcggatccgcagcggattttctgctgcgatacggtaggtgtgaaggcaccctaacgatttttcttacaaattttctatttattcgtctaaatgttgatcgttataaaaaacaaaatcattaaacgatcgattgggcgaattatcaaaATAGCATGCCTTGGCTGTCCTGTGTACAAGTGAATTAGTGTTCTGTCCTCACTAAAGATTTGTGAGAATTTATAAGAAGGGGCTCCTAAAAGCAACAGTTCATACCTTTATATAGTACAAAATAAGGGATTGGCTGGCTGCTATAGTCACATGTGCAGCACCATAAAACAGCTGCCTCTGCTGTATGTAATCTCTTGTATTAGAAACTTCGAGCATATCCATGTACAGCTGAAGGCTAAACTGCTGTATGCCCATTTTCAGCAATTTGTTTACATCTTACCCGCAGCCCACGAGTATTTAGAACTTTGGGGTTTTTGGAGAAATGCATGTGAAGGCTGCCATCTTCATTCACAGACACAGCGACTTTCTTCAGGGTCCTATTACCACAGTTGGGACAGAACACTTTAGTCATCTCTGCTGTAGtcctgaaataaaagaaaatgttagTTATTAGCAGGTGCACCGTTTCACCCTTTACAAGCATTCTGATTGGCTGAAATGCCTTGTGCCTGGACTGAAAGGGTATCTTCTACTCGGTACTATTTATGCAATGCTGTCACATTAGAGTTGTCAAAGAGGCTTCAATAGCTTCAAACAAGCCTCATAGCTACCCATAAACAATGCATGCAATATGCATTCACATAAATACTGCCTAGCTATGGTATGGTTGGCAAACATATTGATGGACAACTTTGCCGGAGAAAGCTTTACCCACTGCTGATGCATATGAGGCCCTTACAGAGAAAGTATGACACATGGACCTGAATGCATGCATTACCAAAGCCTAAGTAATCAATATGAAAAAACCTCCATTCACTCACTTGAAGCAGCCATGACAGCGCAGAATGTAGTTCCTGGTCTGGCGAATCAGCATTCCATCCACAGAGAGCACGTGCAGCCCCATCTGTAGCAGCACATTCTGAGGGCAGGAAAACAGATTCAGGGCAATAGATTGTGGATCAGGATCCATAATTAAGGAAACCAAAATgttaattcttaaagggaacctgtcgtcactaaagatgagcgaacttacagtaagtaaTCTTTGTTTCCCATGGGACATGGTTGCCCCAACTAGTCTTGTTGTTTCTTGAGATTAATTGTCTCCCACATAGGGATAGGCATCTAGTGTGCGTCCTCTTTTTAATTATGAAAACTAGACCTTGGAATTTAGATGTGTCCATTAAGTTAACAGCTGGTCGCCTAGATTATTGACCATGGTGGCTGGGCTGATGAATCCCTCAATGCTCTGAAGGGAGCCTGCACCTTATCGTCAGTAATTCATCTTCACGATGACAGTTCCCAGCCAGAGAAGCTGTcaatatacattgtgtgtgtaTCCTGCCTGTCAATATCACTAGAATGTGCCAACTAAaacaaagtgtacctgtcatttgtaaaaacttttgatctGTCCAatccgagtgttcagacccatactgatcgtAAGAACGAGCGGGGCAGGAAGCGCTGCAGTGCGTCCTCCCCAGCTCTGAAGTATTTAAAACAAAATACCAGCTCATAATAtatgtctatggagcctgactcatcttacacacagcagggagaggatgggtctgaacactcagaccaggaccgatcaaaacttttgacacgacTCTATGACATGTTACAGGTTTTtgcaaatgacaggtacactttaatctcTATGACCAGTTTTATTCTTGGAATAATCATCACTAAAAATAGTAGCACAAATAGAAGTAATATGCAAAATCTAAATGAAGCTGTTGAGGGAGAACTTGAAACAAATTGCAATAATACCTGCATGGCAAAGTCTGTAGTCAGACAGCCGACTACCACGTCAACTGGGGCCTCCAGACTGCTCATGTCCTGTTGGATCTGTCTGATGTTACTTGGTGTAATCCAGCCtcccccatcatcatcctcatcttcTCCTTCCTCACTGGTAGACCTGTCAGCTTCATGGTCCTGTTCATCAGTTAGATACGATTCCTTTAGGCTTGTAGTCACAGACACTGACTGGGCATTCTGCATGGACAAAAAATACTGGTTGATTATTAGCAACCATATAGAGTGCAAGACTTGAGAAACACAAAAATGTCCACTACCTACACAGTTATGGTGCTGGGAGGATTACAGTAGAGTTATTGGAAGCAAAAGACAATGCTTTGGTTATGGGCAATAGTAGCATCtagtattactatatacagaaatataagcaGCAGCACTCAGTACCAAGTAGAATCACAAAAGGTTCTTTATTCACCCCTCAGTGTGCAATGTTTCAGTCCCATAATAGGATCTTTTTAAAGCAATAAACACAAGATTAACACTTTATGGACTGAACATTTTATAATGTTGAGAATTATGATTAAGGCAGAACTGCTATTTTTTGGTCTGGCTATATGTATATGCAAGCAGATCACTATATGATACTTAATAGAATATGTAGTTCACTAATATATGTATCTTTtccctatatatttatttttattatgcatCATTATGATGATGTACTGACATCACTAAtaagtgttgggggggggggatataaatgCCTGCTTTTTTATTGCTTGAGAAAGATACTATGGAAACATTGCACACTAATGTCTgaataagggtgcattcacacaaacaggatctgcagcagatttgatggtgtagatttgaagctgcagattcaaagcaaatcaattctaggccatcaaatctgctgtggatctgctgcagattcaaatctgcgccatcaaatctgctgcagatcctgcatgtgtgaacgcacccttaagaagaatttaaaaaaataaataaaaatagttcACCTGTTCGTTTCTATATTGGACTGTTAGGAGACTAGACGTTGGGTCCTTGGAGCTGTGAACTCGGCCTTGGCAACAATCCTCTTCACTGTGTGGTTTTGCTATTCTATCGTTCGCTGTGGTTTAGAGCTACACTGCATATCTCCCATTATGTATATTACCTAGTGGTAGTAAACTGCACATATGGGGAGTTCTTTTAAACTTATTTAcagcgtacccctttaatccaaggCAATCTGTCGTCTACAGAGCCAAGTTTAGATGACAAGTCACCTACACTGACAAGTCACCTAGACTAGGCGGGAATCCCAAGTGTAGAACCCCTCCTTGTAAAGAGATGCGATACTATGCTATGGCTGGGGCATTACATACAGACAGCTATACATTCTGACTTAATGCCATGTGTACCATTAACTCCAGCAAATCATCTTCGATATTTGGCAGGGGGTTTCTCCAGAAGAAAAAGGAATTATATTCTTTATTCTCTGTACTGTCTTTAGTCTCCTCTGTCATCTGTGTCTTCAGCGAGTCATCTTTCTTACCTGTGGACTAGAGAGGGAGAATATACAGTATTGTCAAAGCTCTAATATGGGCACTTTCTAAATCCTTATGTAAACTATAGATACAAAAGCAAACATGGATAAATTCACCTTCCAACATATGCACAAGAGTAGGGACTACCACCAATCACTGGAACACAGAGGGAAATAGGTTGATAAAGAAATGAACAATCTGAAAATACAGTAATAGCTCACCTCTCACCTGTAAAACTGGATAAATTAACCcgaaaacagggggggggggtggaggggcggGTAGCGTTGCACGGATCCAAACACCAGCCTATGAGGTAGTTCCAGCACTCTCGAGCGAGCagtataaaacttaacttttatttaatctgtgcattaaaatattaaaacaaaCGCGTTTCACGCAGTAGCACTTAGCCATGGTCACCCACAGACCATGAAACTGCACGCTCGGGAGTGTTGGAACTACTTCACTATTCTAAACATAAATGAATGGAAGCATCCATCCACATTTCCAAGCACAAAA is a genomic window of Dendropsophus ebraccatus isolate aDenEbr1 chromosome 4, aDenEbr1.pat, whole genome shotgun sequence containing:
- the NOB1 gene encoding RNA-binding protein NOB1 isoform X1, giving the protein MASSKVQHVVADSGAFLRNAALQEIGALIYTVREVVDEIRDKPTRRRLAVLPYELVFREPTPDSIQLVTDFSKKTGDYVSLSATDIKVLALTYQLEVEHVGTEHIRMEPPQKVSISTTTQHPEAPVNVAGFHFPSKSTGKKDDSLKTQMTEETKDSTENKEYNSFFFWRNPLPNIEDDLLELMNAQSVSVTTSLKESYLTDEQDHEADRSTSEEGEDEDDDGGGWITPSNIRQIQQDMSSLEAPVDVVVGCLTTDFAMQNVLLQMGLHVLSVDGMLIRQTRNYILRCHGCFKTTAEMTKVFCPNCGNRTLKKVAVSVNEDGSLHMHFSKNPKVLNTRGLRHSLPAPQGGKHASNPHLVWDQSFPQQRLSKKARSKTDVFNPDYIAGASPFAENDIYSRAANLNIKDGAVGAGRRRVNPNAPRKKGVKKR
- the NOB1 gene encoding RNA-binding protein NOB1 isoform X2, whose protein sequence is MASSKVQHVVADSGAFLRNAALQEIGALIYTVREVVDEIRDKPTRRRLAVLPYELVFREPTPDSIQLVTDFSKKTGDYVSLSATDIKVLALTYQLEVEHVGTEHIRMEPPQKSTGKKDDSLKTQMTEETKDSTENKEYNSFFFWRNPLPNIEDDLLELMNAQSVSVTTSLKESYLTDEQDHEADRSTSEEGEDEDDDGGGWITPSNIRQIQQDMSSLEAPVDVVVGCLTTDFAMQNVLLQMGLHVLSVDGMLIRQTRNYILRCHGCFKTTAEMTKVFCPNCGNRTLKKVAVSVNEDGSLHMHFSKNPKVLNTRGLRHSLPAPQGGKHASNPHLVWDQSFPQQRLSKKARSKTDVFNPDYIAGASPFAENDIYSRAANLNIKDGAVGAGRRRVNPNAPRKKGVKKR